One Kribbella sp. NBC_00662 genomic region harbors:
- a CDS encoding ArsR/SmtB family transcription factor gives MLRIHFTPRDLARVTVATRPAPLWEVLLSLHMLQHSDGRLIFEDWRRQVRARVAPDQMRLLLELTPSKGYSPDFLTPAESEPDFDSALEQTLATPRQQLRSQLDLLATYRPASPWTRELAQGGRMSMHKLGRAIRTYHDAAIAPYWKSIGTHVSADHAHRGEALARHGVDRLLSSLHPRVRWVAPVLQVLDMNDRDLYLDGRGIELQPSAFCWQVPTKLRDPDLKPILVYPIQHAPGILRQASGEPALSSDPLGSLLGSTRAAALEATVHGCTTTELAKRCNISPAAASHQATVLREAGLITTRRAGASVRHEITQLGIWLLSGHGSGHPRPPTQTPV, from the coding sequence GTGCTTCGGATCCACTTCACGCCACGGGACCTCGCCCGCGTCACCGTCGCGACCAGGCCGGCGCCGCTGTGGGAGGTGCTGCTCAGCCTGCACATGCTGCAGCACTCGGACGGCCGGCTGATCTTCGAGGACTGGCGCCGTCAGGTGCGGGCCCGGGTCGCGCCGGACCAGATGCGGCTGCTGCTCGAACTGACGCCGTCGAAGGGGTACTCCCCCGACTTCCTGACGCCGGCTGAGTCCGAGCCGGACTTCGACTCCGCACTGGAGCAGACGCTCGCGACACCGCGGCAGCAGCTGCGCAGCCAGCTCGACCTGCTCGCGACCTACCGTCCCGCGTCGCCGTGGACGCGGGAGCTGGCGCAGGGCGGCCGGATGTCGATGCACAAGCTCGGCCGGGCTATCCGGACGTATCACGACGCGGCTATCGCGCCGTACTGGAAGTCGATCGGCACGCATGTGTCCGCGGACCACGCCCATCGTGGGGAGGCGTTGGCCCGGCACGGGGTGGACCGGCTGCTGTCGTCGCTGCATCCGCGGGTCCGGTGGGTGGCACCGGTCCTGCAGGTGCTGGACATGAACGACCGCGATCTGTATCTCGATGGCAGGGGAATCGAGTTGCAGCCCTCGGCGTTCTGCTGGCAGGTACCGACCAAGCTGCGGGACCCGGATCTCAAGCCGATCCTGGTCTACCCGATCCAGCACGCGCCGGGGATCCTGCGGCAGGCGTCGGGGGAGCCTGCGCTGTCGAGTGACCCGCTGGGCTCACTGCTCGGCTCGACCCGCGCGGCCGCCCTGGAGGCGACCGTCCACGGCTGTACGACGACGGAGCTCGCGAAACGCTGCAACATCTCCCCGGCCGCCGCCAGCCACCAGGCGACGGTACTGCGGGAGGCCGGCCTGATCACCACCCGTCGAGCCGGCGCCTCGGTGCGCCACGAAATCACCCAGCTAGGCATCTGGCTGCTCTCCGGCCACGGCTCCGGCCACCCCCGGCCGCCGACCCAGACCCCCGTCTAG
- a CDS encoding acyl-CoA dehydrogenase family protein yields MSRLQQTDGLTDIQEEILKTVRAFVEAEILPVATELEHRDEYPTEIVEGLKELGLFGLMIPEEYGGLGESLLTYALCVEEIARGWMSVSGIINTHFIVAYMLLQHGTDEQKQKYLPRMATGEVRGAFSMSEPGCGSDVAAIKTKATKDGESYVINGQKMWLTNGGSSNLVAVLVKTDEGQDSVYKNMTTFLVEKEPGFGEVDKGLTVPGKIEKMGYKGVDTTELVFDGYRIDGAQILGGVPGKGFYQMMDGVEVGRVNVAARGCGVARRAFELGISYAQQRETFGKKIAEHQAVLFRLADMAVKVEAAHELMVKAARKKDSGSRNDFEAGVAKYLASEYCSQVVEDSFRIHGGYGFSKEYEIERLYREAPMLLIGEGTADIQRMIIGRRLLEDYKL; encoded by the coding sequence ATGAGCAGGCTGCAGCAGACCGACGGGCTGACCGACATCCAGGAGGAGATCCTGAAGACGGTGCGCGCGTTCGTCGAGGCGGAGATCCTCCCGGTCGCCACCGAGCTCGAGCACCGCGACGAGTACCCGACCGAGATCGTCGAGGGCCTCAAGGAGCTCGGCCTGTTCGGGCTGATGATCCCCGAGGAGTACGGCGGACTGGGCGAATCGCTGCTCACCTACGCACTGTGCGTCGAGGAGATCGCCCGCGGCTGGATGAGCGTGTCCGGCATCATCAACACCCACTTCATCGTCGCGTACATGCTGCTGCAGCACGGCACCGACGAGCAGAAGCAGAAGTACCTGCCCCGGATGGCGACCGGTGAGGTCCGCGGTGCGTTCTCGATGTCCGAGCCGGGCTGTGGATCCGATGTCGCCGCGATCAAGACCAAGGCCACGAAAGACGGCGAGAGCTACGTCATCAACGGCCAGAAGATGTGGCTGACCAACGGCGGCTCGTCGAACCTGGTCGCCGTACTCGTGAAGACCGATGAGGGGCAGGACTCGGTCTACAAGAACATGACGACGTTCCTGGTCGAGAAGGAGCCTGGGTTCGGCGAGGTCGACAAGGGCCTGACCGTGCCGGGCAAGATCGAGAAGATGGGCTACAAGGGCGTCGACACCACCGAGCTGGTCTTCGACGGCTACCGGATCGACGGGGCCCAGATCCTCGGCGGCGTACCGGGTAAGGGTTTCTACCAGATGATGGACGGCGTCGAGGTCGGCCGGGTGAACGTCGCGGCGCGCGGTTGCGGAGTGGCGCGGCGGGCGTTCGAGCTGGGGATCTCGTACGCGCAGCAGCGGGAGACGTTCGGGAAGAAGATCGCCGAGCACCAGGCGGTGCTGTTCCGGCTGGCCGACATGGCGGTCAAGGTCGAGGCTGCGCACGAGCTGATGGTGAAGGCGGCCCGGAAGAAGGACAGCGGCTCCCGCAACGACTTCGAGGCCGGCGTGGCGAAGTACCTGGCGAGTGAGTACTGCTCGCAGGTGGTGGAGGACTCGTTCCGCATCCACGGCGGCTACGGCTTCTCGAAGGAGTACGAGATCGAGCGCCTCTACCGCGAGGCCCCCATGCTCCTGATCGGAGAAGGCACGGCCGACATCCAACGCATGATCATCGGCCGCCGCCTCCTCGAGGACTACAAGCTCTGA